The window TATTTAGTAGCTATTGTGACATGTATTAGTTGGGAACCACGGAGAGCACTTTACGTTTGTGTCTCACGTGAAAAACACGAATTCTTAGTTGCATTGTGGATAAGAAATCTCGTTTTGGGGAATTTGACCACATGGTTAGAGAGCAGTAGTCGCCATGTTCTAAACTTTTAGGATGCCTTACGTAGTTGATTCAGTGATTTTAGTATTAGTTGTGTTCTTAGAATATTTCATTGGATTTGTGAAGCATAATGTGAATCATTTATGGCTGGAATGGTCCgtgaaatgttattttattttatggtgCATAAAACTTGTGTGCTAAACACGGCCTTACTTAATGAATTGTAATATGTGTTGTTCTGTAACTGGAATGAACATATGTGACATTAAGTAGTTCAAATCTCAAGTAAAACAAGGcatctttaattttaataataataataataataataataatctttattatccgtatggaaatttgtcttgcaatttgtgcattacaccaaacaaaaaacattataactataagaaaccaaagtgcacattcacaccagactcactcataattaaCATGTGACAaggtttataccagattgttcttatttaatgatttgattgccaggggaacaaaagagtgtttgtgtctgttttgtctttgccatcggtgtcttgtatctcttttgtgatggtaaaaccacaaaatcctgacacaattATTCTAATATACAAAAATTCTTGTCACAATAAGAAGTGCcagggtgttttggggccagtgtcttgttcaggcctcttggtaaagaatgcagttttgaaggacatggtcagcattttctggtgacactccacatggacagatttcactggttccaattttgagcttccggtacatatgctgtctcattctgttgtgtccggtcctgagtcgaaagattagacgttgatcttgtcgggatagcttataatatgCGTTATCTTTTTTGGGATTCgtatgagagcttgtccatatcaaactaataacaaaaataaaaaccaacaaaaacaaagcaaaaaaaaaaaacaacaagttccTCCTTCATGAAACTaatccccttttttttaaaaaagcaatgaCTTCGTTGTTAATAACTCATAAATGataaaagataaatttaaaaaattacctcATCCCCACTTCCAACCCCCTCCCGACCCCCAAAAACAAATCCTGCTTACGCCCATGTATGTACAGAGCAAAGAAAATAGTTTGGTGTTAAAGGTCCAGACTGAAAACATTTAAAGTCAGACTATAATACTTCATCTAGATAGAGATATGGTGTCGATATTGTCTGTTGATTAATTGTATAACTATCCCCACTTccaaccccccacccccaacacTCCCCGAAAAACAAATCCTGCTTACGCCCATGTATATACAGAGCAAAGAAAATAGTTTGGTGATAAAGATCCAGACTTGAAAACATTTAAAGTCAGACTATAATACTGGATCTAGATAGAGATATGGTGTCGATATTGTCTGTTGATTAATTGTATAGCtattatatacatatgtgtATTGTCACTAATTAATTCTAGTAGTCCAGCTAATGATTTCTTACTAACATGTTgccaaaataatattaaattctgTGACAGTTCTCGCAACTAACTATTCATAATCACACAATCTGCCCCATACATAACGTACCTGTACAGTATGTCTGCCTGTGATCACTCTCATTCAATGCTTCATACTTGTATTATAGCTTTCTGAATACGACCAGTGTAAACATAGCAAGATTTTCTACGGATCTAGAAAATGAATCCAACGATTTTTCTAGCAATTCGACAGTTTACGTATACATCTATGAAGAAAATATTACTAGgtaattggccacacagggaaaactctggtttgactgttACAATCAAATCTCATCTATATTTCGAACCGACGTACGTCAGCGGGTATTATTATACGTATCCATTAAAAATGGAAGTAATAGAATTTCAGGAATCTTCTATTCCAGTGATGCCAAaaatacgacccgcgggccagatccggcccccAACGTCGTTTCATCCGGGCCACCAAAACGTCAGCACAAAGtattgaacccccccccctttttttttgttttttaaaagaaaaaggttgaaaaatgtatcttacctacgttaggacctacggattggtaccatgacatttaatatttgtgagtttatgaaatgggaaatTGGAAAGCCGAAGTAACAAGTGGactgaatttagaatctaccaggaaaagttgaACGGATCTTGGATCTTGGATCTTGGTTTGGGCCGcgaataaaaatattgttaaactacgcctagagattggaggatcgatgggaatattacAAAAAGAAGCAAGAAAATTAATCGTTGGTAAAATGAGCTACAATGCTGCCATAAGAGAAATGAAGCAATTTTCCGACGCGTAAAAAAAGATGACTTTTAGTattccattaattaatgtaagtactagatgcgcaagtttctaataaaaatgtttcagatCAATTTCGTGTCGCTTTTGTAATTTTTAggtccgaaataaaaaaaatgcccgcaggtcgaattagattgggcatcactgttgtaTTCCACATCACTAGATTAAGTTTTCTAGTCTAGAGtaattggcctccttcagtcgtagaacgactatggttcatctcagagcacacttcctcgtgtggttgtggagccctattttggagagacaatcccgtccacagatagcacaggttaaggaggcttttgcttcggtggtagaggaactggccgtttttcggattgtacttttttcttcctgagctgagacccatgtactttcaatgtccatagcttttttggtcactgtctctctccatctgttgcagtctagagctatgtcttcccaattgtcagtattgatgttcactgatttgaggtcacgttttattacatctatgtaacggaggtgggggcgaccagttttttttttgtgccagtcgcgagttgaccatagaggatgactttcgggatgcgcttgtcctccatccggcaaacatgtccaagccagcgcaaacggcgttgtctgagggctgtaaagatgctgggaatacctgatcgctcaaggatctcagtattgcacaatttctctttccatgtgacattcagGATCCTACgaagacatctcaaatggaatggGTTCAGTTTTCTATCTTGGTCTAGAGTACTGTCTTTAAATATTGCCATGTCTGGATCTGGTATCACCAGACTAGAATTTTATATTCtcttgagttttttttgttttgtttttttagagtgGAGGTGGGGGGAATCGAATGGGGTAAAAATGTAGGTTATGAAGAGCAAAATATTCAGACCTACAAGAGTCTAGCCACTTTGTAAGATtacaattgttttaaaaaaaacatatgttgCATGTTAAACTCTTAACAAGTCTGAGCCAGGGTTAAGCCACAAATGTCATTTGTATCTGTGATTTCGTTATAAGTTTCTCTTATTTCAAACAGCTTAGAGCCATTCTCTGAGACCGACCAGCTTGAGATTTGTTTTCCAAGCGAAATTCAGTACattattattgtcattatttCTATTCTGTAGggctatgtaaaaaaaaataatatcttttcTTTAACAGATGGACGTTTGCAATTCCAGGCTACACCTAATTTTATCTCTATAAATGCAACGAAGTATTTATCTTTCAAATGTATTTGGAGTGCGCTCAGAAAGGTGGAGGTGATGCACATTGTAAAACTGACAAGCCAAGGATTTGAAAACATGGCTACTTTGAATTATCCAGATGACACAAACATGACATCCGTTCAGACGCACACCAGACATGACACGGAAGTGACCTACTTTAGACACCAGGACTCATTTACTTTGTCCGTCTTGTTAGTAAAGCCAAGTTCACTGGACGCTGGGACATACATGTGCCGTGTGACTGGAAACAATGCCTTGAGATCCTTCTTTCAGGTCAATGAAAGTTTAAATGTCACACTGAAAGAGGATTGCTCTCTAGACCTAATGTATTTTGGGCCTAAGACATATAACAATAGACAGTACTATTTGTCGAAATTTATTGTACTTGATGTCAAAGCCGCTATTTCCAAGTGTGGATCGCTTGGTGGCTATTTGATGGAGGTGAACAACAAAGCGGAATTGAACATAGCACATGAGCTTGCAGTTAATACTACAGTAGACAGAGCGTACATCGCTGGGTCTGATGAGAATCAAGAAAACCTTTGGATTTATCCTCGGACTAAACTCAATATGACTTTTACGCGGTGGATGCCAGGACAGCCTGACAACAATACTCTTTGGGACGGTGAACATTGCCTAGAATTGTATGTGAAAGTTGGCAAAGTTATGAATGATATATCGTGCCATTTTGACAATGCCTTCTTTTGTGAAATAGAGATTTCAGAAAATTAACACAATTTGTTTATACATAACTCCCACTCAAAACAGAATGCTATGGTTACTTATAAAAACTAATTGAAACTATTCAACATAAATgattaataatgtttttagaCAGGTTATAATCGTGACATTTTAAATCTCCATGTTACTAGGTATGTTACCTGATATGTAAATAATTGCGAACAGTTTAGATATTTATCTCTTggccagtggcgtaactaaggggggggggatggggggggagaattttaaaatccccccgggcccccacctaggggggggcccccaaatgggtgtccgaaatttttttgtaaatacataaattaatatatttgattgacaaatagtgtcaacgggtgtctttttttaatcaacatttatggattaaatttatcacaaagactaaacctaaatatttttaaaatatttttgccgcaCAGATCAGTCTTTCTATGCAATAGTGTGTATCCGTTTTAAACTTtattgccacgaataaaactgcatgatatacagcgaattccaggtatcttgttacctttactaataatagatctaaatggcgagtattatatggctacactaattaaccttgaagcaaaatttacagaatcaagtataactaaaagttattcttaacaatgttaaaattgtccattattcgggtttggcgtctataatttcagaattaaacttcacactcgagttattacccctttattcatctttcctcaatccaatggaaactctctctttttatttacatctaatgatctaatccttttgctttcgcacaaaacataaacaaaaaataatgacgtaatatcatataatattaatacatcgtcctattgaagttattatcacacccttccttttaaagttcttagtagtgatatctactagcagggccggccctagcatttgcggggccctatgcgaaacggatcgcgcggggcctagtctgggtagggataagcataatgtcaaaattattattttttgaattagaaaataggcctactttcgtctttgtaataaatttttatcaaatgaaagctcgcaccctcgaaatgccactttttatttattggcaccccaaaacgtcaatttcgtctattcttcaggagatttgaataaattcaaaaaaaagttcaggactttatcgtatattttgcattttcatgagatttcctggaggccctgaaaaatcaggaggtcgcgaaaaccctgttattttatattcgttataattgtttaatttaataatgtacacttggaattagcgcggggcctatgaaagcgcggcgcccactgcgaccggcactgtctactaggaactttaacaattcgtccacttctggttgtcttgactgaacaagttctctagacgttggtctataaccgtctgtttcgtttgtagcaacagtttgcagttcattgtcttcatcggtatcatagtacccagagatgtcttcatcgaaactcttatttaaaaagcgttgatttcttctgtatgttattccattgtttgtctttatgatgtaagatctgggtgctgaattttttttttatgacaactgctttctgccatgtttgacctagacgaactctccgacagaataatctttaggtagtcttgctttagcatcgtatttcacttagcttttcatctgtcgttcattgagtaatgtctctgcattttcagctatcaatggtttcaatagtttgtgatcagttggaataattccctgagtcttctactcgtcagcagttgtgatggtgaatacggcagtccacttatcggagtatttctatactcgagcataacgacatatggatctttcccacttttgtatactctgaatccttttgctttcgcacaaaacataaacaaccaacaatgacgtaatgccatataatattagcacagaatcttattcatgcagtggaaaattacgaattttttgccaatcttgaattctggtcaaagctcctgtgcccaattaatatagttcggaagaaactacaaaagtctagactgcatatacgggaagctgctaaagaaattagtaccctttcatgctttctgcaaaatgatgagaaactgacaaaaacccaatccatcgaaaaatcaaaagaaggtagtgaatactatggattccctgtaatcaaaacaaccatatgaaagaaaagacttgatgggaagttgagttctaatgtaggactgtcaatacaactgcaattcaaacgttttgcaacagaagtgctggacagatttcatatggagatgaagggcagattccaaaggctggaaagaaaatggatacctttgggtttcttcttgaaccaagacacctgttagaagacacgcttgtgacaaactgtgctacttttcctgtttgtttgatgaaataaatggaaactcgttttttcaatgatgtcattgatggacgagcacttttcatcaacaaacagtaatacaatcaccaatagacatattgaggaaacaggcttcatatgggaattacgtgtgctcagactttgcaacctcctccgaatactgctaactcaggccacttctaTTACGTCAtgtgaaagaaaacattaagaaactagaacagacacaaaatagagcagtgcgattcataacaaacgaatattcacatttgactagagtaacacctttagtaaaatcactaaatttagaaagccttcaggacagaaggctcaaaagtaaagtagcaataatacataaaacactgaaccataatcttcaaatacaaaaacaaaatttaataaaatactctgaaagacacaaagataaaggcacattcctcgtcccatatgctaggacaaatttgtacaaatactccttcttccctagtgctattagagcatggaatgggttgcctgagctagccaggaaaaccagtgacttggcagaatttaagtcattggttaatatgcatgactaaatgcatgacgcgtaggacgtaatcatcttcttttttgaagtaacgtctgtattatataagataagataagatgtgagagatcattctcaaagctcaagttcatcaaaaagtatctcaggagcacaatgacgcaagaaaggcttatcatggctttaatgtcagtgaagtcacaaatactagaaagtatcgatgtagttaatgttatagatgtctttgctgcacagaatgcacgacgtgaagcgatatcaatttagatttgtcgcttgtgcattatttaactaataaacaacggtattattcattaaaagagtcttgatgattactttttgttaagtttactgatatactgaaccaatttgatttgaggcttatatatttttgcgtacattatctcatgtcatatgtcgaatgtcaaaatgcaaggggcccccaaagaggtcaatccccccgggcccccaaatccgtAGTTACGCCCCTGCTCTTGGCAATAAACTGAACATGTGCAAATTAACTATTTCAGTTAGAACCGGATAATCAAACATCTCTAGCGTCCCGAGTGTCACCCTTGGTGTAGTTAAgggcaatttttttaaattttgctatcTGAAGATCGAAAGTAGTCGTTAGtagtcgcggtggctgagtggtaaagctcttttCTTCCAAATCAGAGATCTCGGGCTCGAATTTCGGGGACAAATTGGATTGCAAGCAATGGATTATGAAATTGTAGTGATCTAAACGTGACTGACAGACAGCAAGATCAAGCTAATTAATAGTGGATTTTCCCCTTTTTGAGGGGCCACTAATATTTTCATTTCCGTTTCAATCATGCAGTGTCATCATGCAGTATCATCATGCATTGTCACAATCACGATCTGCTTACTTGTCCTCTTAAGTAAAAAATGTAGCACTTGAACCACTTGCAGTCTAGAGCTTGTTTTCTTTCTCAGTGGTCATGTCCTAACTACGGcacgcgggtcatatccggcctgTATAGCCCACATTACATTATGAAGCAGCAAAAAAATTATGCCATTGCACTGGATTATTTTATAGCGGCTACCAAATGGAAAGGCTGCTATAAGTgttttgtgtgttgttgttttccgtccgtccgttcgtcTGTCCTTTCGTAATGTTAGCTGTGATatgtaaaacaatgaaaatataaaatgttataatACTTTGCATTTTGGAAAGTTAAGGAGCAAAGACTATGTTTTGAAagggaaatgtttttatttcaaatatattgtgcaagacgttttttttttcataaaaattcataacttttaaaacaatacataaacgAAAGGAGGTTATATTAATTAAGAAATGTAAAtccttatttttatttatttgttatatttatggTTATAGTTTAGTCATTTGTCAAAtgtaacccttaaaacgcgtgtggtagtttagcctctaaacatcaaaattgtaattccattttgtatgcactcattgttaAACAGCTCAgaactttaagggttaatgatattaaaaaatCTGTGCATTTcctatttgtgtgttttttgttttatttttggtgtATTAACTACTAAGACTTCGCAGAAAACgtgcttttttaaattaaaaaattttaattatttaatttctcaatacatttatttaaaaaaaaaacttaattgttattttcttatttataacAGATGCACTGCACCATAGACCAAATAGTAATAGAGTTGGGCACAAAAGCCATCTGGTCCCTTGACGAAATGGATTTAGTTCTTCCAGAGGCCATACATTTAAATAACCTTTTAGTCAAGTCTATGATAGGAACTCATATAAACTAAAAATTTCATATGGATTAACTTTCTGcattgtattagaaaaaaaaacgctgttTTTGTTAGTGTTTACAAATTTTATCACAACttactatgtctgtctgtttgtctgtctatcttgtACAGATTTTGtacacgatttttttttctcatgtcctattctcggatcaagttaaaactttttacacaatttgaattattcattgtccataacaaaatatgaatcaatcaaaaaaattaacaaattaatgaattaattagttataattgattacatttttcttaatttttaaattaaaaagggaaataaaacttACAAAAGGAAAAGATGTGGCTGTAAATGTAAAGTTCTTCCCTTAATATAAGCTATTCcaaaagtttagtttttttaaacataattttcttgataatgatatatataaaactaCCATACTATGTTTTAAAAGGAACAATAAAAAACTGCAACATTTTAGTGAACGAAACCGGTGCAAGATAAGACTTTGGTAGGAAGTTAATACTTAATAATTCAAAACTACTGTCACTTCTTTGGAATATATTCTGAGCAGCGATGTATTTATACCACTAGTCTTTctaacatacattttttaactTCTAAGGTTCATGcataatttcatttaaaaaaaaattccttgtgGATGAAAGAGATGCATTTTAAAACACTCTCACGTTGGGTTGTCatatctaggtttttttttggtgtgtatTTTGTTGGTGTAActggtctaaaaaaaaacctagatgGAGTGTTGATAAACAATGACTGTTATGAGGTGTGAAGTATTTTCTGTTCCCTGCTGTACaaaaatcaactcactctgtctatctgtatgtaggtctgtctgtctgtctttctgtctggccCAAAGTTTTGTTACACGTTATATTGCCCGATATCCAATCTAGAAATTTTGCAAATTATCTCCTTTACCTGAccacacaagaatcaatttaaaattagccaattagttCCTCACtcatcttcggactcaaagacaagccttattgttaCTATCGTTGGTAATAAATTTGTTTggttggtatctcaaacaagggaaagaaatagtactcgactgaaatggtggtataagtataaataaagtctataaaTAGAGTCCCCTTTATACATTGTTGTTagaggcttattacaaatttaattgcatgactgattTAGGTAAATAGGTACACCTtatgtaaaccttttttttttttaaatattttttgtatttgctTATTTAAGCTTTTTTCGATCTTTGCACAAAAATAATGTCAATATAAAGGAAACAATAGACATTTACTCTTTGGCATAAGCCCAGCTTTCAACGTACTTTACTACCAATATGCACTACCCTGTATGTAACTGCCTTTTGAAAATTAtatgcatttatttgcatacatTACCGAgtcgcggtggttgagtggtaaagcactttgcTTCCGAACCAGCGATCACGGGCCCGAATGTGCTATGTCTTCTCAATGCCCAGTGTTCACTGTTTGAGGTCTCGTTTGATTACAAGCGACAGTGTATGTCTTTGTTAAACTAAGTTCGAAATACAAAGGAAAGGAACCTCAGAGTGAGATTATCACATCCCGAATCAAAAGTCTACTTCTGGAGATTCTTAAGATTATCTTAACATCATTCCTGTTAAATAGTATTtttggtcgagaggctaagtactcttgaccttggcttggctacctatcaaggcggTTCgagcagagttgcgtttactgagcgcctaaaggcagcacggaaaacctactcCCAGATACTCCATcccccagtggcgtagcaaggaatTTTGGGGCACTGGGTGCTtggcctctttaggggcccctgcattttgacatgcGACAtcataatgtacttaataagtatacatgtgtaatgtgtggaatacacatgcaacatggtcactaatttacataacaacataaATAGCAAGATACCATGGCATTGGCTGTTTCAtattcaatttaaaacaaaaaattgtacgCTCATTTGGGCTATatcaaagttatttaaaaagaatgaaTTTAAATTTGGACCCCCCTTTCCCCCACCCTCGCCACGCcaataacccccccccccccaactggtacACAAATGAGATTTGACCTAGGCGCTCTGAGCATGTGGTACACATGCATGACagttgcgctatataaaagttatttaaaaagtatgaCAATAatcctaaaggcagcacggaaaaaaaccttctcccagatccccccccccaaccggtccacaaatgtgattggaccatagcgctctgaagCATGCTATAAGCGTGAAAGTAGTGCTACATAAAAACTATACTTTCATTGAATTCATtcatttaattgtttgtttCGTTAACAGATGAACGCTTGCTATTCCAGTCCACTCCAAATTTTCTAATCATTGGTGCAACAAAGGAAGTGTCCTTTGCATGTTCTTGGACAGGCTTAGGATCTTTCAGCATAAGACGAGTGCATTCTATACAGTTAATGAAAGAGACAAACCAAGGTTTTAAAAGTATGGCTGCTTTAAAACATCCAGATGACATGAGCACCACATCAGTTCAGACCCACAACAAATCTGACATTGAAGTGACCTACTGGAAACACCAGAACTGTTTGACTTTGTCTGTATTGCTGGCGAAGCCAAGTGCTGGTACATATATTTGTCGTGTGGATGGAGTCGATGCCAAGGGATCTTCCTTTCAGGTCAATGAAAGTTTAAAGGTCACACTTAAAGAGGATTGCTCAACAGACCAAATGTATTTCGGACCTACAATACACAACAATACGAAGTATTATTTGTCTAAATTCGGTGCCTTGGACGCTGAGGATGCTGATTCTAGGTGTAAATCTCTTGGTGGATATTTGATGGAGGTGGATGATGAAGAAGAGTTCGAAATAGCTAGCAATCTAGCAAACGATACGGACGTGGACAAAGCATATATCGCCGGATCAGATTACGAAACAGAAGGCACTTGGATCTATCCCCGAACTGGCCAAAAAAATACGTTTGTAAAATTGAGTTCAAGCAAACATCATTCTAACCCAAGCACTCGGGATTGTCTAGAAATTGCATTTAAATTTGACTCAGGCATCCATGATGTCTCATGCGATAGTGACAACGCTTATTTTTGTGAGGTAGAGGTTTCCTCTTTTAATTGAAAACAGGAAGTGACGTActtaggaatttgccatcatctAGGGGCCCTGGGGGGTGCTTAACCCtttttggggcccctgcattttgcgtaacatttaatattttatgtaaaaaaaagtgggggCCTGGGGGTATTGTagaattctcccccccccctacctagctacgcctctgaaaACAAGCAGCATTTTTTCACGCTCCCTGATAGAGCTTAAACGCTAGAACCAACTCACTATTTAAAGAACTAAAAAGTACCTATTCTACAATAAGGCAAAGATGGATAACTCTAAGTGgaaggatataaaaaaaacaggctCATTtcgtcgaaaaaaaaattgaacttacTTTCCTGATAATCCTGATAAATGTAAAACCTGTAAATAAATGGTACTAAGAAGtacaaaatagttttaacaCA of the Biomphalaria glabrata chromosome 11, xgBioGlab47.1, whole genome shotgun sequence genome contains:
- the LOC129928991 gene encoding uncharacterized protein LOC129928991 isoform X2; the protein is MMTSAQVTMPRIRRVTNLLLYIVCLVCADGRLQFQATPNFISINATKYLSFKCIWSALRKVEVMHIVKLTSQGFENMATLNYPDDTNMTSVQTHTRHDTEVTYFRHQDSFTLSVLLVKPSSLDAGTYMCRVTGNNALRSFFQVNESLNVTLKEDCSLDLMYFGPKTYNNRQYYLSKFIVLDVKAAISKCGSLGGYLMEVNNKAELNIAHELAVNTTVDRAYIAGSDENQENLWIYPRTKLNMTFTRWMPGQPDNNTLWDGEHCLELYVKVGKVMNDISCHFDNAFFCEIEISEN
- the LOC129928991 gene encoding uncharacterized protein LOC129928991 isoform X1, whose translation is MMTSAQVTMPRIRRVTNLLLYIVCLVCADERLLFQSTPNFLIIGATKEVSFACSWTGLGSFSIRRVHSIQLMKETNQGFKSMAALKHPDDMSTTSVQTHNKSDIEVTYWKHQNCLTLSVLLAKPSAGTYICRVDGVDAKGSSFQVNESLKVTLKEDCSTDQMYFGPTIHNNTKYYLSKFGALDAEDADSRCKSLGGYLMEVDDEEEFEIASNLANDTDVDKAYIAGSDYETEGTWIYPRTGQKNTFVKLSSSKHHSNPSTRDCLEIAFKFDSGIHDVSCDSDNAYFCEVEVSSFN